TGTGGCCGCTGGTCGTCGGGAATGCCGCTGCCGGTGTCCGACACCTCGATGACGACGAAGTTGTCCGGCGCGCGACGCACGCTGAGCTGGATGCTGCCGCCTTCAGGCGTGAACTTGATCGCGTTCGACATCAGGTTGCCGAGCACCTGGTCACGCAACCGGGTCGCATCCGCCGGGATGGATTCCGGGACGTTGATCCCGACGTCCACGTCGAACTCGATGCCCTTCTGACGGCACAGGACGTCGAAGGCCCGCTGCACGCTCTCGATCATCTCGCGGAGCGGCACCGACTGGATCTCCAGGCGCAGCCCGCCCGCCTCCAGTCGGCTGACGTCGAGCAGCTCGTTGACCAGCTGGGCCAGTGCCCGCGTCTGCTCGCGAATCGACGCCACGGCCACTTCCTGCTTGTCGGTGATCTCGCCGAGCAGCCGTTCGTCGAGCAGCTCCGCATACCCGGAGATCACGTTGATCGGGGTCTTCAGCTCGTGCGTCGCGATGCTCATGAACTCGGCCTTCATGCGGTCGAGCTCCTGCAGCCGCTGGCTCATCCAGAGGAAGGAGCGGGCGAGGTCGCCGATCTCGTCCGGTCGATTGTAGGGGAGGTCCGGCGGCGCCGGGTGGGCCCCATCGGCCACCCTGGTCAGCGCCTCACCCAGGCGGTGCATCGGCGTGAACACCGTCCGGGTCAGCCAGCCGCCAAGCAGGATCGTGAACACCAGCGCGACCAGCAGCGCCAGCAGCGTGGTGGCCGAGGCCGCCTCGCTGATGTCGCGGGCCCGGTCGAGGTCCGCGGCACTGCGGGCATAGATCTCCCCCGAGATGCCGTCCAGCGCCGCGGCGGCAGTGACGAAGAGCGGCTTCACCCGCTCGAAGCGGGCGGTCGCCATCTGCGCGCTGTCGGCGTCGATCAGGGCGAGGATGCGGGCGGTCTCGCTCCGGATGGAATCGAGCGGCACCTGCTCGGTCGCCTCGGCATAGCCCGACACCGCGAGGCTGTCGAGAAGCGTGGCGGCAGCGGCGGACGCGCTGTCGATCTGTGCGCGCGCGTCGGGATCGAAGGTCGCGATGTAGGAGCGCTCGGCGCGGTCGAGCTCGGCCAGGCTGGCCTGCAGCTGACCGAGCGCGAGGCTCGCGCTCGCGTGCCGATCGCGCGTGATCACCACGATCTCTTCGAGCCGCCGGTGCTGCGTGATGCCGTAGACAGCGGGCAACGTCAGCAGCACGGCAATGCCGGCGAGGGTCAGCAGCAGCCGTGTTCGGAGGCTCATTCGCCTATGGCTTCAGTGTGCGACGAACGCGTTCCAGCTCCGCCGTGGTGTCGGCAAGCGCCTGTTCCAGCCCGGCGATGCGCTGCATGAGCTGATCGCGCTCGCGCGCGAGCGCGGACAGCTGGGCGGGCACTGTCTGCCCCGAGTAGCGCGGCAGGGTCCGCGCGACGATGGCTTCCGCCGTGTCACGCGCCGCTTCCGCGGCCTGGCGCTGCTCCTCGAGTGCCCCCAGCTCGATGGAGACGAGATACATCGTGCGCGCGGCCGGCAGCAGGTACCCGGGCGCATTCGGCAGCCCGATCAGGCGGGCCGAGTAGTCCGAGCTCTGCCACAGCGACCGATCCGGATTGCGCGGGTCGAGCGTGAGCGCGGCCAGGCCGAGCAGCGCGTGCACGCCGGCGTCGGTGTTCCAGTGTGCGGTATAGACCGAGTCCAGCACGGCCATGGCGGGGGCGTAATCGCCCGCCTCCGCCAGTGCAAGCGCTGACCGTACCTCATCCTCGGGAGTTCTGCCCGGCAGGGCGGAGCGCATGGAAGCACACGCGCCGGATCCGATGAGTACAGCCGCCGCAATCCATCGCGATGGCTTCATGTTAGCTCCTCCACCGACAGCCGCAGCCGCCTCCAGCGTTTGGTTCGCGCGGATGCAATCCGCGGGCCGGGCACCAGCATCGATGCGCATGCTGTGCCCGCAACTTGCATAACCGACAGGTACAAATAGCTTGCGGCTGTCAATCCGCCAGACCGCAATCGGTCAACGTTCGTCACATCGAGCTACCCACGCGCGGGCCCTTGTCGCGCCGCGCGCGCCGTGAGCCATGGAAAACCAGGCTGAACAGAGCCAGGACTACGCTGCCCCTTCCTCCAATGACGAGGGCAAGTACGTCTATTGTATCATCAAGTCCGCGGAAGAGCGCGATTTCGGCCCGATCGGGATCGGTGAAGGCGGGAATCGCGTCTATACCGTGCACCACCGCGACCTGGCCGCGATCGTCAGCGACACACCGATCCGCATCTACGATCCGACCCGGGAGAACGTCCTCGCGCACGAGCTCGTCAATGAGACGGTCATGCGCGAGCATACGGTCATCCCGATGTCGTTCGGCACGATCTTCCGCACGCGCGACGACATCATCGAGCTGCTGAAGTCGACGTACCGTGCGTTCGACGACGTGCTCGAGAAGATGAACGACAAGATCGAGTTCGGCCTGAAGGTGCTCTGGGACCGGGACAAGGTAATCTCCCGGCTGGAGGAGAGCGACGAGGAGATCCGCCGGCTCAAGGACGAGATCACCGGAAACGCCCAGAGCTCCACCTACTTCGCCAGGATGCAGCTCGGTCGCCTGATCGAGGGCGCACTGGAGAACAGCGCGAACGGCTACGTGGTGGACATCCACGAGTCGCTGAAGCCGGTGGCGGTCGCGAGCCGGTCCAACAAGCCGATCGGCGACCGGATGATCATGAACGCGGCCTACCTGGTCGAGCGCTCGCGCGAGCAGGAGTTCGATGAGGCCGTGAAGGCGCTCAGCAGCAAGTACGAGGACCAGCTCTCCTTCAAGTACACGGGCCCCTGGCCGCCGTACAACTTCGTCAACATCAAGCTGCGCCTCGAACGCGCGGATGCCTGATCGGCGCCCATGGGGCTCCTCAAGCACCTCCTGTTCTGGCCCTACACGGGACCCAGGTTCCTGACGGAGTTCGCGCTCAACCAGGTCGAGGGGGTGGTACGCGAGGAGCTGACCGACGACTCCGCCGTCAAGGCGGAGCTGCTCGAGCTCCAGCTCCAGCTCGAGTTGGGCGACATCGACGACGACGAGTACGTCGCCCGCGAGGCCGTCCTGATGCAGCGGCTGCGCGAGATCCGGGACTGGCGCGAACGGCTGGGGATGGGCGTGTCCGGCGGCCCCGTCCGTGTCCAGCGCGACCCCGCGGAAGAGGGCGCGGCGGGCGACGTCCGGACGGACCCCGGCACCGGCGCGACCGCGGCCGGCGGAGAGCCGGGCGAAGACGGCCCCCAGGTGGCGGACCCGCGCGGCGGCGTCGACATCGATCTGAATCTGGACTGGGAGTAGACCTTGGAGTCGCTGCTGTCGGCGACGGCTGCACACCCGTGCATCTTCGTCGTGGGCAAGGGCGGCGTCGGCAAGACCACCACTGCGGGCGCCATCGCCCTCGCCGCTGCCGACGCGGGGCAGCTGACCCACCTCATCACGACCGACCCTGCCGAGTCCCTGGGCGACCTGTTCCACGCGCCCCTCGAGCCGGGGCGCCCGGCGCCATCCCCCTGTTCCGATCGGCTGACGCTGGAAGCGTTCGATGCCCGCGGCTGGGGTGAGGCGTGGCTGGCGCCGAGGCGGCGGTCGATCGCCGAGATCATGGAGCGAGGCACGTACCTGGACGAGGCGGACGTCGACGGGTTGCTTGCCCGCAGCGTGCCGGGCATCGACGAGACAATGGGGGCGCTCCGGATCGCGCAGCTTGCAAAGGCCCGGGAGCGCGGCGTGGTGGAGCGCATCGTCGTGGACACGGCGCCGACAGGGCACACGCTCCGCCTGCTCGACGCGGGCAGATCGCTCGGGGCCTGGGTCGCTGCACTGCGTGCGATGGCGGACAGGGCGGACATCGTCGCATCGGCCCTGCTGCACACCCCCGTCCGGCTGCGGGAGGAGCGCGCACTCGACGAGATCGAGAACGAGCTGCTCGTCCTGGAGGGAGTCCTGATGTCGGCGGCGTTCGTGGTCGTGCACCGGGCCGGCGACGTGGTGCGCGCGGAAACGAGACGGCTGGCGCTGCGGCTGCGCCAGCGTGGCTGTCAGGTGACGGCGTTCGTCGGGGTCGGCGCCGACGTGCACCCGCTGGGTGAAGCGGGGCTGGAGCGGTACGTGCCTCCGCTCCGGGATGCGACCGGCTGTGCGGGGCTGCGCGGGTTCGCGGCCGCAATGGTCCAGCATGGTGACGGTGGAGCGGCCGGTCAGGCGTCGCCACCGTCGCCCGCGCGCGCAGCAGAGCCAGACGCGCCTGCGCCGCCCGCGCGCTCCGGAGCGCCGGGCCCGGGGGTGGCCGCCACAGGACATGACACTGCCGGCCCTGATCGAATGCACGCCGCAGGGAGCGGCGCGGGCTGGATCCGCGCCACGCGCTGGCGTGTGATCTGGCTCGCGGGCAAGGGAGGTGTCGGCA
This genomic stretch from Longimicrobiales bacterium harbors:
- a CDS encoding HAMP domain-containing sensor histidine kinase codes for the protein MSLRTRLLLTLAGIAVLLTLPAVYGITQHRRLEEIVVITRDRHASASLALGQLQASLAELDRAERSYIATFDPDARAQIDSASAAAATLLDSLAVSGYAEATEQVPLDSIRSETARILALIDADSAQMATARFERVKPLFVTAAAALDGISGEIYARSAADLDRARDISEAASATTLLALLVALVFTILLGGWLTRTVFTPMHRLGEALTRVADGAHPAPPDLPYNRPDEIGDLARSFLWMSQRLQELDRMKAEFMSIATHELKTPINVISGYAELLDERLLGEITDKQEVAVASIREQTRALAQLVNELLDVSRLEAGGLRLEIQSVPLREMIESVQRAFDVLCRQKGIEFDVDVGINVPESIPADATRLRDQVLGNLMSNAIKFTPEGGSIQLSVRRAPDNFVVIEVSDTGSGIPDDQRPHIFDKYYQVGEAARSTGAGLGLAIANDVVEAHGGRIEVESEVGKGALFRVWLPARAEQIPATATAGHGASGVNG
- a CDS encoding gas vesicle protein GvpG — translated: MGLLKHLLFWPYTGPRFLTEFALNQVEGVVREELTDDSAVKAELLELQLQLELGDIDDDEYVAREAVLMQRLREIRDWRERLGMGVSGGPVRVQRDPAEEGAAGDVRTDPGTGATAAGGEPGEDGPQVADPRGGVDIDLNLDWE
- a CDS encoding GvpL/GvpF family gas vesicle protein is translated as MENQAEQSQDYAAPSSNDEGKYVYCIIKSAEERDFGPIGIGEGGNRVYTVHHRDLAAIVSDTPIRIYDPTRENVLAHELVNETVMREHTVIPMSFGTIFRTRDDIIELLKSTYRAFDDVLEKMNDKIEFGLKVLWDRDKVISRLEESDEEIRRLKDEITGNAQSSTYFARMQLGRLIEGALENSANGYVVDIHESLKPVAVASRSNKPIGDRMIMNAAYLVERSREQEFDEAVKALSSKYEDQLSFKYTGPWPPYNFVNIKLRLERADA
- a CDS encoding ArsA-related P-loop ATPase, whose amino-acid sequence is MESLLSATAAHPCIFVVGKGGVGKTTTAGAIALAAADAGQLTHLITTDPAESLGDLFHAPLEPGRPAPSPCSDRLTLEAFDARGWGEAWLAPRRRSIAEIMERGTYLDEADVDGLLARSVPGIDETMGALRIAQLAKARERGVVERIVVDTAPTGHTLRLLDAGRSLGAWVAALRAMADRADIVASALLHTPVRLREERALDEIENELLVLEGVLMSAAFVVVHRAGDVVRAETRRLALRLRQRGCQVTAFVGVGADVHPLGEAGLERYVPPLRDATGCAGLRGFAAAMVQHGDGGAAGQASPPSPARAAEPDAPAPPARSGAPGPGVAATGHDTAGPDRMHAAGSGAGWIRATRWRVIWLAGKGGVGKSTCAAAVAVGLADDRAVSLFSTDPAGSLGDLFERSLGADAVTLGPTLRVQQVAAESVFAEWAAEYRGEVERVFESLGLDSAAAIDRRVLDSLLDFAPPGIDEIVSLEHILESMEREETLVLDTAPTGHFLRLLEMPELALDWTHTLMRILLRAGVAGSLDALSARVLAFAKRLKTLRGVLTDPKDAAVFVVTLDEPMVQAETGRLRAALQSAGIREAGVIVNRARSRSPAVSGRTLLAPEWRTPPAGVDALRRFFDSWVLV